One Danio rerio strain Tuebingen ecotype United States chromosome 13, GRCz12tu, whole genome shotgun sequence DNA window includes the following coding sequences:
- the ccsapb gene encoding centriole, cilia and spindle-associated protein (The RefSeq protein has 2 substitutions compared to this genomic sequence), translating to MVTKRIRSEYMKKFKDPKWDTYAKCYEDLLKYRLSRRLLEQAHKPWFWGEWGSETASSGKSTPLSRNKVEPLKTLDEKPERSACVTPEPAAEAETQAAEVQDREHADTNLVPCDAEVAHPEGEEVRGKERSPAVNPDSDTQIQNMSKSKRRSSHKYTRSKVKPQAPKDPDKENRHPFALYGAGEKQTDMASKKTHNVGPAASTAEIHESALRAKTRREVEKQIKRFDKQRARSADLEKSRNKIIPDFNPWMTEYMRCFSARSR from the exons ATGGTGACCAAGCGAATTAGGTCGGAATACATGAAGAAATTTAAAGACCCGAAATGGGATACTTACGCAAAGTGTTATGAGGATTTGTTGAAGTACAGACTGTCAAGGCGGCTGCTGGAGCAGGCGCACAAGCCGTGGTTTTGGGGTGAATGGGGGAGCGAGACTGCTTCAAGTGGTAAATCTACTCCTCTGAGTCGGAATAAAGTTGAACCTTTGAAGACTCTTGATGAGAAACCTGAGCGATCTGCTTGTGTGACTCCAGAACCAGCAGCTGAAGCAGAAACACAGGCCGCAGAAGTGCAGGACAGAGAGCATGCAGACAACA ATTTAGTTCCCTGTGATGCTGAGGTGGCTCATCCAGAAGGAGAGGAAGTAAGAGGCAAAGAACGCTCTCCTGCTGTCAACCCAGACTCTGACACACAGATCCAGAACATGCCAAAGAGCAAACGCCGCTCTTCACACAAGTACACAAGATCAAAGGTCAAACCTCAGGCCCCCAAAGACCCCGACAAAGAGAACCGTCACCCGTTTGCCCTGTATGGAGCAGGAGAGAAGCAGACTGACATGGCTTCAAAGAAAACACATAATGTGGGTCCTGCAGCTTCAACCGCAGAG ATCCATGAGTCAGCGCTGCGAGCAAAAACCAGACGGGAGGTGGAAAAACAGATAAAGAGATTTGACAAGCAGAGAGCCAGATCTGCTGACTTAGAAAAGAGCAGAAATAAAATCATCCCCGATTTCAATCCCTGGATGACAGAGTACATGCGCTGCTTTTCTGCTCGCTCTCGGTAG
- the rab4a gene encoding ras-related protein Rab-4A, which yields MSETYDFLFKFLVIGNAGTGKSCLLHQFIEKRFKDDSNHTIGVEFGSKIISVVNKFVKLQIWDTAGQERFRSVTRSYYRGAAGALLVYDITSRETYNALTNWLTDARMLASQNIVIILCGNKKDLDADREVTFLEASRFAQENELMFLETSALTGENVEEAFVQCARKILNKIESGELDPERMGSGIQYGDAALRQLRSPRRAQAESIQECGC from the exons ATGTCAGAGACATACG ATTTCTTGTTTAAGTTTCTTGTGATTGGGAATGCTGGAACAGGAAAATCCTGTCTTCTTCATCAGTTCATAGAAAAAAGAT TCAAAGATGACTCAAATCACACTATTGGGGTTGAATTTGGTTCGAAGATAATCAGCGTGGTCAATAAGTTTGTAAAGCTCCAGATCTGGGACACAGCAGGACAGGAGCGTTTCAG GTCTGTAACTAGGAGTTATTACAGAGGCGCAGCAGGGGCTCTTCTAGTCTATGACATCACTAG TCGAGAAACATACAACGCTCTAACCAACTGGCTGACAGATGCCCGGATGTTGGCCAGTCAGAACATAGTGATCATACTATGTGGAAACAAGAAGGATCTGGATGCTGACCGCGAGGTGACCTTTCTGGAGGCTTCACGCTTCGCTCAGGAGAATG AGCTTATGTTTTTGGAGACCAGTGCTCTGACAGGGGAGAATGTGGAGGAAGCTTTCGTCCAGTGTGCTCGAAAAATCCTTAACAAAATTGAATCAG GAGAGCTGGACCCAGAGCGGATGGGTTCAGGAATCCAGTATGGAGACGCGGCTCTTCGACAGCTGCGTTCACCCAGACGGGCACAAGCCGAGAGCATCCAGGAGTGTGGCTGTTAA
- the si:ch211-202m22.1 gene encoding uncharacterized protein si:ch211-202m22.1, with protein MSNFQQFVYFKLVVKEFSNISLFISFTSENPEKRRKGKKVSAFFKRVWKAAKRPFLSCDQSRVVPFEPQSDNDYFEHLPVPGPSRTVAAHADPEPVMLPGQVCEEPQPLSVPGPSRIKQTAHVPNADRARPESSTALTGHVDTEQMRPPVQVCDSLESLAVPGPSRIQSTTIADHVDPEQMRPPVQVCEDPQPLSVPSPSRIKQTADVPNAYRARPESSTALTGHVNTEQMRPPVQVCDSLESLAVPGPSRIQSTTIADHVDPEQMRPPVQVCEDPQPLSVPGPSNIKKMTDADSVSPESPPSVQDPSKIDGTDENPKKGRKGKRVSAFFKRAWKAAKLPFLHFTPQPEPESEPDLESVCLPGQGPEEASGLTRGLDLTQFEVGDLIGEGAFGQVYVASHKRSKRVKVALKCMVKSQQDRYLDIDGHSTPVLAEVAMMLRLMKAPRCPNIIRLHNWLEIEDNFVLILEYAESCQTLLQYIKDTADIEENQARQLMRQLIRAIMFCSERGVFHGDIHTANILVTLPRLELKLIDFGCAQPITQKPFNKSDYRGAGHGMPPEALRCRVFHANPAYVWTIGIMLYEIMHGRLAFNNRQSIMFGAIQIHPRLSTACVDLISQCLIRNPAKRLQLHQVEEHCWFNPTTPNPVKQLYKRRKN; from the exons ATGTCTAATTTTCAGCAGTTTGTCTATTTTAAACTTGTGGTTAAAgagttttctaatatttccctgtTCATTTCCTTTACTTCAGAAAACCCAGAGAAAAGGAGGAAAGGGAAAAAAGTctctgctttctttaagagagTATGGAAGGCTGCAAAGCGCCCTTTCCTTAGCTGTGACCAGAGCAGAGTGGTTCCCTTTGAACCCCAGTCAGATAACGACTATTTCGAGCACCTGCCTGTTCCAGGTCCCTCCAGGACCGTCGCAGCACATGCAGACCCTGAGCCGGTGATGCTGCCAGGCCAGGTCTGTGAAGAACCtcagccgttgagtgttccgggcccctcCAGGATCAAGCAAACAGCACATGTGCCGAATGCAGATCGGGCCCGTCCTGAGTCCTCAACGGCCCTCACAGGTCATGTTGACACTGAgcagatgcgtccgccagtccaggtctgCGACAGTCTCGAGTCGTTGGCTGTTCCAGGACCATCCAGGATCCAGTCAACGACCATCGCAGATCATGTTGACCCTGAgcagatgcgtccgccagtccaggtctgTGAAGATCCTCAGCCCTTGAGTGTTCCGAGCCCCTCCAGGATCAAGCAAACAGCAGATGTGCCGAATGCATATCGGGCCCGTCCTGAGTCCTCAACGGCCCTCACAGGTCATGTTAACACTGAgcagatgcgtccgccagtccaggtctgCGACAGTCTCGAGTCGTTGGCTGTTCCAGGACCATCCAGGATCCAGTCAACGACCATCGCAGATCATGTTGACCCTGAgcagatgcgtccgccagtccaggtctgtgaagatcctcagccgttgagtgttccgggcccctcCAATATTAAGAAAATGACGGATGCAGATTCAGTCAGTCCTGAGTCGCCTCCGTCTGTTCAAGACCCCTCTAAAATTGATGGGACTGATG AAAACcccaagaaaggaaggaaagggaaaagagtctctgctttctttaagagagCATGGAAGGCTGCAAAGCTTCCTTTCCTGCATTTTACACCACAGCCTGAGCCAGAGTCAGAGCCAGACCTTGAGTCAGTATGTCTGCCAGGCCAGGGTCCTGAGGAGGCTTCTGGGCTCACTCGTG gaCTTGATCTGACTCAGTTTGAAGTCGGAGACCTGATTGGAGAAGGAGCTTTTGGCCAGGTGTATGTGGCATCTCACAAACGCAGTAAAAGAGTAAAG GTTGCCCTGAAGTGCATGGTGAAGAGTCAACAGGACCGCTATCTGGACATT GATGGTCATTCCACACCTGTGCTTGCAGAAGTGGCAATGATGCTTAGGTTGATGAAAGCTCCGCGATGTCCAAACATCATCAGATTACACAACTGGCTTGAGATTGAGGACAACTTTGTTCTCATTCTGGAGTACGCAGAGTCATGCCAGACCTTGCTTCAGTACATCAAAGACACAGCGGACATTGAGGAAAACCAAGCACGCCAGTTAATGCGTCAGTTGATCCGAGCTATAATGTTCTGCTCTGAGCGTGGAGTTTTCCATGGGGATATACACACAGCGAACATCCTGGTGACTCTACCCCGATTAGAGCTCAAATTGATCGACTTTGGATGTGCTCAGCCAATTACCCAAAAGCCTTTCAATAAAAGTGACTATCGAG GAGCTGGACATGGCATGCCACCTGAGGCTTTGAGGTGTCGTGTATTCCATGCTAACCCAGCATACGTCTGGACAATAGGCATTATGCTGTATGAAATAATGCATGGACGACTGGCCTTCAATAACAGACAGTCAATAATGTTTGGCGCAATTCAGATACACCCCAGGTTATCCACAG CATGCGTGGACCTGATTTCCCAGTGTTTGATCCGTAATCCAGCTAAACGGCTACAGTTACACCAGGTAGAAGAGCACTGCTGGTTCAATCCAACGACCCCAAATCCTGTGAAGCAGTTATACAAGAGGAG aaAAAACTAA